Proteins encoded together in one Macadamia integrifolia cultivar HAES 741 unplaced genomic scaffold, SCU_Mint_v3 scaffold2242, whole genome shotgun sequence window:
- the LOC122066122 gene encoding AAA-ATPase At5g57480-like, with translation MKEFWTSLASLMGLLAFSQGILHSLFPPELRFTLLKLLNRTFQWFSSYCYFDITEIDGVNTNELYNAVQLYLSSSASITGNRLSLTRARNSSAFTFGLSNNDCLVDTFNGVTATWEHVVTQRQSQTYVWRPIPDEKRGFTLRINKKDKALILDSYLDYIMEKANEIRRKNQDRLLYTNSRGGALDSRGHPWEAVPFKHPSTFDTLAMDPAKKAEIMADLRDFADGQSFYQNTGRAWKRGYLLYGPPGTGKSSMIAAMANYLGYDIYDLELTEVHNNSELRKLLMKTTSKSIIVIEDIDCSINFTNRTKPASGKRAAYQDPLAPDPRGGSGEDGGNSITLSGLLNFTDGLWSCCGSERIFVFTTNHIEKLDPALLRSGRMDMHIYMSFCSFPALKILLKNYLGMGSGDLEDGILMKLEEVIDEAQMTPADISEVLIKNRRDNGKALFELLEELKNRAERNHAEGAAREKNSMEMEVEEQEKRALESPKEGCEMPEKCRKEEDEDQKEKLN, from the coding sequence atgaaggaGTTTTGGACATCTCTGGCTTCTTTGATGGGTCTATTGGCCTTCTCCCAAGGAATCCTACATTCCTTGTTCCCGCCAGAGCTGCGATTTACCCTCCTGAAGCTCTTGAATCGTACCTTCCAATGGTTCTCCTCTTACTGCTACTTTGACATCACAGAGATCGATGGTGTCAACACAAACGAGTTGTACAATGCAGTTCAACTCTACCTCAGCAGCTCTGCTTCAATCACAGGCAACAGATTGAGCCTCACTCGAGCCAGAAATTCAAGTGCTTTCACATTTGGGCTATCAAACAACGATTGCTTGGTTGACACATTCAATGGCGTCACAGCAACGTGGGAGCATGTGGTCACACAAAGACAATCTCAGACCTACGTTTGGAGACCTATCCCTGATGAGAAGAGAGGCTTCACTCTTCGAATCAATAAGAAAGATAAGGCCTTGATCCTTGATTCTTATCTTGATTATATCATGGAGAAGGCCAATGagatcagaagaaaaaatcaagaTCGACTTCTGTATACAAATTCTCGAGGTGGAGCTCTTGATTCGAGGGGTCATCCATGGGAAGCTGTGCCATTCAAGCATCCAAGTACTTTTGATACATTGGCCATGGACCCTGCAAAAAAAGCTGAAATAATGGCGGATCTTCGAGATTTTGCTGATGGGCAATCGTTTTATCAGAACACAGGGAGAGCGTGGAAGAGAGGGTACCTTCTATATGGCCCTCCTGGTACAGGGAAATCAAGTATGATTGCAGCCATGGCTAATTACTTGGGTTATGATATCTATGATCTTGAACTCACCGAAGTCCATAACAATTCAGAGCTTCGGAAGCTACTAATGAAGACGACATCGAAATCGATTATCGTGATCGAAGACATTGATTGCTCCATCAATTTCACGAATCGGACTAAACCTGCATCTGGAAAGAGAGCTGCCTACCAAGATCCTCTGGCACCCGATCCGCGTGGTGGGTCTGGTGAAGATGGGGGAAATTCGATTACGCTTTCTGGTTTACTTAATTTCACAGATGGGTTGTGGTCGTGTTGTGGTAGTGAAAGGATTTTCGTGTTCACGACGAATCACATCGAGAAGCTTGACCCTGCATTGCTGCGAAGTGGGCGTATGGATATGCATATCTATATGAGTTTCTGCTCTTTCCCTGCACtgaagattcttctgaaaaattacTTGGGAATGGGTTCTGGAGATTTGGAAGATgggattttgatgaaattagAGGAGGTAATTGATGAAGCCCAGATGACTCCAGCTGACATAAGTGAGGTCTTGATCAAGAACAGACGTGATAATGGGAAAGCTCTGTTTGAATTGTTGGAGGAATTGAAGAACAGGGCAGAAAGGAATCATGCTGAAGGAGCGGCAAGGGAGAAGAATTCGATGGAAATGGAAGTGGAGGAGCAGGAAAAGAGGGCCTTGGAATCTCCAAAGGAGGGTTGTGAGATGCCAGAGAAGTgcagaaaggaagaagatgaggatcagaAGGAAAAGCTTAACTGA